One genomic region from Pseudomonas sp. R5-89-07 encodes:
- a CDS encoding riboflavin synthase has product MFTGIIESIGSIRAMTPKGGDIRLLVETGKLDLGDVKLGDSIAVSGVCLTVVELPGNGFAADVSRETLDCTAMSDLAAGSPVNLEKALTPTTRLGGHLVSGHVDGVGEVVARSENARAVEFRIRAPKELAKYIAHKGSITVDGTSLTVNAVNGAEFELTIIPHTLSETIMASYQPGRRVNLEVDLLARYLERLLLGEKAAEPASGNITESFLAANGYLKS; this is encoded by the coding sequence ATGTTCACCGGCATTATCGAGTCCATCGGCAGCATCCGTGCAATGACCCCCAAAGGCGGCGATATCCGCCTGCTGGTTGAAACCGGCAAGCTCGACCTAGGCGACGTCAAGCTGGGCGACAGCATCGCCGTCAGCGGTGTGTGCCTGACCGTCGTCGAGTTGCCGGGCAATGGCTTCGCCGCCGATGTCAGCCGCGAGACCCTGGACTGCACCGCAATGAGCGATCTTGCGGCTGGCAGCCCGGTCAACCTGGAAAAGGCCCTGACGCCGACCACGCGCCTGGGTGGCCACCTGGTCAGCGGCCACGTCGATGGCGTCGGTGAAGTCGTGGCCCGCAGCGAAAATGCGCGCGCCGTGGAATTCCGTATCCGTGCTCCGAAAGAGCTGGCCAAGTACATCGCCCACAAAGGCTCGATCACCGTCGACGGCACCAGCCTGACCGTCAACGCCGTCAATGGCGCCGAATTCGAACTGACCATCATTCCCCACACCCTCAGCGAAACCATCATGGCCTCCTACCAGCCGGGGCGCCGGGTGAACCTGGAAGTGGACTTGCTTGCCCGTTACCTGGAGCGCCTGCTGCTGGGCGAAAAGGCCGCAGAGCCTGCATCGGGTAACATCACCGAAAGTTTTCTGGCCGCTAACGGCTACCTGAAATCCTGA
- the nrdR gene encoding transcriptional regulator NrdR, with protein sequence MHCPFCGANDTKVIDSRLVAEGDQVRRRRECLACGERFTTFETAELVLPRLIKSDGSRQPFDEEKLRAGMQRALEKRPVSVERLEAALVHIKHKLRATGEREVKSLVVGELVMGELQKLDEVAYIRFASVYRRFQDLNEFREEIDRLAREPSKQ encoded by the coding sequence ATGCACTGTCCCTTCTGCGGTGCCAACGACACCAAGGTCATCGACTCGCGTCTGGTCGCCGAGGGCGACCAAGTGCGTCGCCGGCGCGAATGCCTGGCCTGTGGTGAGCGTTTCACCACCTTCGAAACCGCCGAACTGGTATTGCCACGTCTGATCAAATCCGACGGCAGCCGTCAGCCCTTCGACGAAGAAAAACTGCGCGCCGGTATGCAGCGCGCCCTGGAAAAACGCCCGGTGAGTGTCGAGCGCCTGGAAGCGGCGCTGGTGCACATCAAGCACAAGCTGCGCGCCACCGGCGAGCGCGAGGTCAAGAGCCTGGTGGTGGGCGAACTGGTGATGGGCGAGCTGCAAAAGCTCGATGAAGTCGCCTATATCCGTTTCGCCTCGGTGTATCGACGCTTCCAGGACCTCAATGAGTTCCGCGAAGAAATCGACCGCCTGGCGCGTGAGCCTTCCAAACAATGA
- a CDS encoding ABC transporter substrate-binding protein — MSVRWLLIMLCTFTAVLQADEAPVPGKIVLASEAWNDYTNTDGSGLAWDVLRRVFEPAGVTLQVHSAPYTRSIGLAQRGEVDGCVGAYRDEADQVLYPHWPFDSDHIYALGLATLPTPSLATLGDYRLAWVRGYKYEKYLPNVRRFNQVQRRSGILSMLQYGHADFYIEALTEAKYVLGHAEDPSRFRLTHIAELPLYIGFADNERGRVLMKIYDERMTALVKNGELKPIFERWKQPYPF, encoded by the coding sequence ATGAGTGTGCGCTGGTTGCTGATCATGCTGTGCACCTTTACCGCTGTGCTTCAGGCGGATGAAGCCCCGGTGCCCGGCAAGATTGTGTTGGCCAGCGAGGCGTGGAACGACTACACCAACACAGATGGCAGCGGCCTGGCCTGGGACGTGCTGCGCCGGGTTTTTGAACCGGCAGGCGTCACGCTGCAAGTCCACAGCGCGCCCTATACCCGATCGATTGGCTTGGCCCAGCGTGGCGAGGTGGATGGCTGCGTAGGTGCCTATCGCGACGAAGCTGACCAGGTGCTGTACCCGCACTGGCCTTTTGACTCCGACCATATCTATGCCCTCGGGCTGGCAACCCTGCCTACCCCGAGCCTGGCGACGCTCGGCGATTACCGCCTGGCCTGGGTGCGTGGCTATAAATACGAGAAATACCTGCCAAACGTGCGCCGGTTCAACCAGGTCCAACGGCGCAGCGGTATTTTATCGATGCTGCAATACGGTCATGCAGACTTCTACATCGAGGCCCTCACCGAAGCCAAGTATGTGCTCGGTCATGCCGAAGATCCGTCACGATTCAGGCTCACCCATATCGCTGAACTGCCGCTCTATATAGGCTTTGCTGATAACGAGCGTGGAAGGGTATTGATGAAGATCTACGATGAGCGAATGACCGCCCTTGTAAAAAACGGCGAGTTGAAGCCGATTTTCGAGCGCTGGAAACAGCCTTATCCGTTCTAG
- the ribE gene encoding 6,7-dimethyl-8-ribityllumazine synthase: MTLKTIEGTFIAPKGRYALVVGRFNSFVVESLVSGAVDALVRHGVSESDITIIRAPGAFEIPLVAQKVAQQGEYAAIIALGAVIRGGTPHFEYVAGECTKGLAQVSMEFGVPVAFGVLTVDSIEQAIERSGTKAGNKGAEAALSALEMVSLLSQLEAK, translated from the coding sequence ATGACCCTGAAGACCATCGAAGGTACCTTCATCGCCCCCAAAGGCCGCTATGCCCTGGTGGTTGGCCGCTTCAACAGCTTCGTGGTTGAAAGCCTGGTAAGCGGTGCCGTTGACGCCCTGGTTCGCCACGGTGTGAGCGAGAGCGACATCACCATCATCCGTGCCCCTGGCGCCTTCGAAATCCCACTGGTTGCGCAAAAAGTTGCCCAGCAGGGTGAATACGCGGCGATCATCGCCCTGGGCGCGGTCATTCGTGGCGGTACCCCGCACTTCGAATACGTGGCTGGCGAATGCACCAAGGGCCTGGCCCAGGTGTCCATGGAGTTCGGCGTGCCGGTCGCATTCGGCGTGCTGACCGTGGATTCCATCGAGCAAGCCATCGAGCGTTCCGGCACCAAGGCCGGTAACAAAGGCGCTGAAGCTGCCCTGTCCGCCCTGGAAATGGTCAGCCTGCTGTCGCAGTTGGAGGCCAAGTGA
- the thiL gene encoding thiamine-phosphate kinase, translating into MGEFELIRNYFAAAPCAQGGEGIALGIGDDCALLALPAGEQLAVSTDTLVAGVHFADPCDPFLLGQRSLAVAVSDLAAMGAHPLAFTLALTTPTVDADWLQRYAQGLNAMAQRCGVGLVGGDTTRGPLSLTLTVFGRVPAGLALTRSGARPGDLLCVGGELGNAAGALPLVLGQRSAQAAIAEPLLAHYWSPQPQLALGLALRGKATSAMDISDGLLADCGHIARASAVSLLIERDTLPLSAALLAFVGNEQARVAALSGGDDYVLVFTLPQAELTSLRSDGWPIHVIGRVEAGQGVTLLDADGQDVTPAVHGYQHFREAP; encoded by the coding sequence ATGGGCGAGTTCGAGCTGATCCGCAACTACTTCGCCGCCGCGCCCTGTGCGCAAGGCGGCGAGGGCATTGCCCTGGGGATCGGCGACGACTGCGCCTTGCTTGCGCTCCCCGCCGGGGAGCAACTGGCAGTTTCCACCGATACCTTGGTGGCCGGCGTGCACTTTGCCGACCCGTGTGACCCGTTCCTGCTCGGCCAGCGCTCGCTGGCCGTGGCGGTGAGCGACCTGGCCGCCATGGGCGCCCATCCCCTCGCGTTCACCCTTGCCCTGACCACGCCGACCGTCGATGCCGATTGGTTGCAACGCTATGCCCAGGGTTTGAACGCCATGGCGCAACGCTGCGGCGTGGGCCTGGTGGGCGGTGACACCACGCGTGGTCCGCTGAGCCTGACCTTGACCGTATTTGGCCGAGTGCCGGCCGGGCTTGCCTTGACGCGCAGCGGTGCGCGGCCAGGGGATCTGCTGTGTGTTGGCGGGGAGTTGGGCAATGCGGCCGGGGCCTTGCCGCTGGTATTGGGCCAGCGCAGCGCGCAAGCCGCCATCGCTGAACCGCTGCTCGCCCACTATTGGTCGCCGCAACCGCAACTGGCGTTGGGCCTGGCCCTGCGCGGCAAGGCGACCTCGGCCATGGATATCTCCGACGGTCTATTGGCCGATTGCGGGCACATCGCCAGGGCATCGGCTGTCAGCCTGCTGATTGAACGTGACACCTTGCCGTTGTCTGCGGCGTTGCTGGCGTTTGTCGGCAATGAGCAGGCCCGTGTGGCCGCGTTGAGTGGCGGCGACGACTATGTGCTGGTGTTCACGTTGCCCCAGGCCGAACTGACCTCGTTGCGGTCGGATGGCTGGCCGATCCATGTGATCGGTCGCGTCGAGGCCGGGCAGGGCGTCACACTGCTCGACGCCGATGGCCAGGATGTCACCCCGGCCGTGCACGGCTATCAGCATTTTCGCGAGGCGCCGTAG
- a CDS encoding nuclear FMR1 interacting 1 family protein: MTRGQVKRRLSFNWWQYLALALLPLFVINLVFGRAESLLPVLAMPFFIAGVASMFLSLRYFHAYKHALIATSKALDTPEEPAAWIALAARRRTALLVAALPAWIGALAVFVGLEAVPLFLLALSTMVLFYLYRIPRQLG, encoded by the coding sequence GTGACCCGTGGCCAGGTGAAACGGCGACTGTCCTTCAACTGGTGGCAGTACCTGGCCCTGGCGTTGCTGCCATTGTTTGTGATCAACCTGGTATTTGGCCGCGCCGAATCCCTGCTTCCCGTGTTAGCCATGCCGTTCTTTATCGCCGGCGTGGCCTCGATGTTTCTCAGCCTGCGTTATTTTCACGCCTATAAGCACGCCCTGATCGCCACCTCCAAAGCCCTCGACACGCCCGAAGAGCCCGCCGCCTGGATCGCCCTCGCGGCGCGCCGACGCACGGCCTTGCTGGTGGCAGCGTTACCGGCCTGGATCGGTGCGCTGGCGGTGTTCGTCGGCCTGGAAGCGGTGCCGCTGTTCCTGCTGGCGCTGTCGACGATGGTGTTGTTTTACCTGTATCGCATTCCGCGCCAGTTGGGATGA
- the ribD gene encoding bifunctional diaminohydroxyphosphoribosylaminopyrimidine deaminase/5-amino-6-(5-phosphoribosylamino)uracil reductase RibD, protein MTAEQAVLDAHYMARALELARKGLYTTHPNPRVGCVIVRDGQIVGEGWHERTGEPHAEPNALRAAGDKARGATVYVTLEPCSHHGRTPPCADALVSAGVARVVAGMQDPNPEVAGRGMQRLAQAGIEIRSGVLESEARALNPGFLKRMEHGLPFVRVKLAMSLDGRTAMASGESQWITGPAARAAVQRLRAEASVVLTGADTVLADGARLTVRAAELGLDAQTTALAMSRPPLRVLIDGRLRVPLNAPFFKAGPALVITCVTPENQFPRGPECLVVPGEEGQVDLRSALVALAARGVNEVLVEAGPSLAGAFAQQGLVDEYVIFVAGKFLGSAARPLLDWPLETLADAPQLKITDMRAVGDDWRITAVPLPTASV, encoded by the coding sequence ATGACCGCTGAACAGGCTGTGCTCGACGCCCATTACATGGCCCGCGCCCTCGAACTGGCGCGCAAGGGCCTGTACACCACCCATCCCAACCCACGGGTGGGCTGCGTGATCGTGCGCGATGGGCAGATAGTCGGCGAAGGCTGGCACGAACGCACCGGCGAGCCCCATGCCGAACCCAACGCCTTGCGCGCCGCCGGCGACAAGGCCCGTGGCGCGACGGTGTACGTGACCCTCGAACCCTGCAGCCATCATGGCCGCACGCCGCCCTGCGCCGATGCTCTGGTGAGTGCCGGTGTGGCGCGGGTAGTGGCCGGCATGCAGGACCCCAACCCGGAAGTGGCGGGGCGCGGCATGCAGCGTTTGGCCCAGGCCGGGATCGAGATTCGCAGCGGCGTGCTGGAGTCCGAAGCGCGTGCGCTCAACCCTGGCTTTCTCAAGCGGATGGAGCACGGCCTGCCGTTCGTGCGGGTCAAGCTGGCGATGAGCCTGGACGGGCGCACGGCGATGGCCAGCGGCGAAAGCCAATGGATCACCGGCCCCGCCGCCCGCGCCGCCGTCCAGCGCCTGCGTGCCGAAGCCAGCGTGGTGCTGACCGGCGCCGACACCGTGCTGGCCGACGGCGCCCGCCTGACCGTGCGCGCCGCCGAGCTGGGCCTGGATGCACAAACCACCGCCCTGGCCATGTCGCGCCCGCCGCTGCGCGTGTTGATCGATGGCCGCCTGCGCGTGCCGCTCAATGCGCCCTTCTTCAAGGCGGGCCCGGCGCTGGTCATCACCTGCGTGACCCCGGAGAACCAGTTTCCGCGTGGCCCCGAGTGCCTGGTGGTGCCGGGCGAGGAGGGTCAGGTCGACCTGCGTTCAGCGCTGGTGGCCCTGGCCGCCCGTGGCGTCAACGAAGTGTTGGTGGAGGCGGGCCCAAGCCTGGCGGGCGCGTTTGCCCAGCAGGGCCTGGTGGATGAGTACGTGATTTTTGTCGCCGGCAAGTTCCTCGGCTCCGCTGCCCGGCCGTTGCTGGACTGGCCGCTTGAGACACTCGCCGACGCCCCCCAACTCAAGATCACCGACATGCGCGCTGTTGGCGACGATTGGCGAATCACCGCCGTCCCGCTGCCGACAGCGAGCGTATAA
- a CDS encoding cobalamin-binding protein, whose amino-acid sequence MKRYWLALLLVFSAQVVAAERVVSLAPSLSEIVAELGAADLLVGVLDGGERPAALADVPSVGRYGQLDIERLLSLKPDLILLWPGSVGAAQREQLQRLNIPVYIAEPHSLDQLTCQVQTIAEQLGRGDAGRALADKLRQRLAQLRQRYQRAEPVRVFYQVWNPPLYTVGGGQIISDALKVCGARNVFDDLKLPAPQVNIESVLQRDPELILVGDQAQLEAWKVWPGMAGRVRLVPDKGLERPSGQMLEALARLCQVIAPNL is encoded by the coding sequence ATGAAGCGCTACTGGCTGGCGCTGCTGCTGGTGTTCAGCGCCCAGGTAGTGGCGGCTGAACGCGTGGTGAGCCTGGCGCCGTCGCTTTCTGAAATCGTGGCGGAACTGGGTGCCGCTGACTTATTGGTCGGTGTGCTCGATGGCGGCGAGCGTCCGGCAGCGCTGGCGGATGTGCCATCGGTCGGGCGCTACGGCCAGCTGGACATCGAACGCCTGCTCAGCCTCAAGCCCGATCTGATCCTGCTCTGGCCTGGCAGCGTCGGCGCGGCCCAGCGTGAACAGCTGCAGCGCCTGAACATCCCGGTGTACATCGCCGAACCCCATAGTCTTGATCAACTGACCTGTCAGGTCCAAACCATTGCCGAGCAATTGGGCCGCGGGGATGCGGGCCGAGCCTTGGCCGACAAGTTGCGCCAACGCCTCGCCCAACTGCGCCAGCGCTATCAGCGCGCCGAGCCGGTGCGGGTGTTTTATCAGGTATGGAACCCGCCGTTGTACACCGTGGGCGGTGGGCAGATCATCAGTGATGCGTTGAAGGTATGCGGGGCGCGCAATGTGTTCGACGACCTCAAGCTGCCGGCGCCGCAGGTCAATATCGAATCAGTGTTGCAGCGTGATCCGGAGCTGATCCTGGTGGGGGATCAGGCTCAGCTGGAGGCGTGGAAGGTCTGGCCAGGCATGGCGGGGCGGGTGCGGCTGGTGCCTGACAAGGGGCTGGAACGGCCCAGTGGGCAGATGCTGGAAGCGCTGGCGCGGTTGTGTCAGGTGATTGCGCCGAACTTGTGA
- the nusB gene encoding transcription antitermination factor NusB codes for MISDESDRFNPRDERPADAGKPSKSEKRRAARQLATQALYQRHMAGTSLNEIEAQFRVDNDFTFADQSYFHDILHGVPANLTEIDTALAPCLDLTLEELDPVELAVLRLSTWELLKRVDVPYRVVINEGIELAKVYGSTDGHKFVNGVLDKLAPRLREAEVKEHKR; via the coding sequence GTGATTTCCGACGAAAGCGATCGTTTCAACCCACGCGACGAGCGCCCGGCCGACGCCGGCAAGCCTTCGAAAAGCGAAAAGCGCCGTGCGGCCCGCCAGCTGGCGACCCAGGCGCTGTACCAGCGCCACATGGCCGGTACGTCGCTGAACGAAATCGAAGCGCAATTTCGCGTCGATAACGATTTCACCTTCGCCGACCAAAGCTACTTCCATGACATCCTGCACGGCGTTCCGGCCAACCTGACCGAGATCGACACCGCGCTGGCGCCATGCCTGGACCTGACCCTCGAAGAGCTCGACCCGGTTGAACTGGCCGTTCTGCGCCTGTCCACCTGGGAACTGCTCAAGCGCGTCGACGTGCCGTACCGCGTGGTGATCAACGAAGGTATCGAACTGGCGAAGGTCTACGGTTCGACCGACGGCCACAAGTTCGTCAACGGCGTGCTCGACAAGCTGGCCCCGCGCCTGCGTGAAGCCGAAGTGAAGGAACACAAGCGCTAA
- the ribBA gene encoding bifunctional 3,4-dihydroxy-2-butanone-4-phosphate synthase/GTP cyclohydrolase II: MALNSIEELVEDIRQGKMVILMDDEDRENEGDIIMAAEACKPEHINFMAKHARGLICMPMSRERCELLKLPLMAPRNGSGFGTKFTVSIEATTGVTTGISAADRARTVQAAAAKDAKAEDIVSPGHIFPLMAQPGGTLARAGHTEAACDLARMAGFEPSGVICEVMNDDGTMARRSELEAFAAEHNLKIGTIADLIHYRMIHERTVQRIAEQPLDSELGQFNLVTYRDSVEGDVHMALTLGNICAEEPTLVRVHNMDPLRDLLLVKQPGRWSLRAAMAAVSEAGSGVVLLLGHPLDGDVLLAHIRETADHAPVKKPTTYSIVGAGSQILRDLGVRKMRLMSAPMKFNAISGFDLEVVEYVPSE, translated from the coding sequence GTGGCGCTCAATAGCATCGAAGAACTGGTTGAAGACATCCGCCAAGGCAAGATGGTCATCCTGATGGATGACGAAGACCGCGAAAACGAAGGCGATATCATCATGGCCGCCGAGGCCTGCAAGCCTGAGCACATCAACTTCATGGCCAAGCACGCCCGTGGGTTGATCTGCATGCCCATGAGCCGCGAACGCTGCGAATTGCTCAAGCTGCCGTTGATGGCGCCGCGCAATGGCTCGGGTTTTGGCACCAAGTTCACCGTATCGATTGAAGCCACCACGGGCGTGACCACCGGCATCTCCGCCGCTGACCGCGCCCGCACCGTGCAAGCCGCGGCGGCGAAAGACGCCAAGGCCGAAGACATCGTCAGCCCCGGCCACATTTTCCCGCTGATGGCCCAGCCCGGCGGCACCCTGGCCCGCGCCGGCCATACCGAAGCGGCCTGTGACCTGGCGCGCATGGCCGGTTTCGAGCCCAGCGGCGTGATCTGCGAAGTGATGAACGACGACGGCACCATGGCCCGTCGCAGCGAACTCGAAGCGTTTGCCGCCGAACACAACCTCAAGATCGGCACCATTGCCGACCTGATCCACTACCGCATGATCCACGAACGTACCGTTCAGCGGATTGCCGAGCAGCCGCTGGACAGTGAACTGGGCCAATTCAATTTGGTGACCTACCGTGATTCAGTGGAAGGCGACGTGCACATGGCCCTGACCCTGGGCAACATCTGCGCCGAAGAACCGACCCTGGTGCGCGTGCACAACATGGACCCGCTGCGCGACTTGCTGCTGGTCAAGCAGCCCGGCCGCTGGAGCCTGCGCGCCGCCATGGCCGCGGTTTCCGAGGCAGGCAGCGGCGTGGTGCTGTTGCTCGGCCACCCGCTGGATGGCGATGTCTTGCTGGCGCATATCCGCGAAACCGCCGACCACGCGCCGGTGAAAAAACCGACCACCTACAGCATCGTCGGTGCCGGTTCGCAGATCCTGCGCGACCTCGGTGTGCGCAAAATGCGCCTGATGAGCGCACCGATGAAATTTAATGCGATATCCGGTTTCGACCTGGAAGTTGTAGAATACGTGCCCTCCGAATAA
- the ribA gene encoding GTP cyclohydrolase II, with protein MPVVFVAASKLPTPFATFTMHGFLEEATGREHVVLSLGDIADGEPVLGRVHSECLTGDALFSQRCDCGSQLEAALQAIAREGRGVLLYLRQEGRGIGLLNKIRAYELQDGGADTVEANERLGFAADQRDYAICLPMLEHLGVKSLRLMTNNPRKVKALTEMGITVAERVPLHTGHNPHNKLYLATKASKLDHMMGNEHQGEVDRA; from the coding sequence GTGCCCGTCGTTTTCGTCGCCGCTTCCAAGCTGCCTACCCCCTTTGCCACATTCACCATGCATGGCTTTCTCGAAGAAGCCACCGGGCGCGAGCACGTTGTGCTCAGCCTGGGCGACATCGCTGACGGTGAGCCGGTGTTGGGCCGCGTGCATTCCGAATGCCTGACCGGCGACGCGCTGTTCAGTCAGCGCTGTGACTGCGGCTCGCAACTGGAGGCCGCGTTGCAGGCCATCGCCCGCGAAGGCCGTGGCGTGCTGCTGTACTTGCGTCAGGAAGGCCGTGGCATTGGCCTGTTGAACAAGATCCGTGCCTATGAATTGCAAGATGGCGGCGCCGACACCGTGGAAGCCAACGAGCGCCTGGGCTTCGCCGCCGACCAGCGTGACTACGCGATCTGCCTGCCGATGCTGGAGCACCTGGGCGTGAAGTCTCTGCGCCTGATGACCAACAACCCGCGCAAGGTCAAAGCCTTGACCGAAATGGGCATCACCGTGGCCGAGCGTGTACCGCTGCACACCGGGCACAACCCGCACAACAAGCTGTACCTGGCCACCAAGGCCAGCAAACTCGACCACATGATGGGCAACGAGCATCAGGGCGAGGTTGACCGCGCGTGA